A genomic region of Methanothermobacter sp. CaT2 contains the following coding sequences:
- a CDS encoding nitroreductase family protein yields the protein MKELYPFIFRRKSTRKYRGPASEDELREIEDRLEKIEPLLEDFDTEFMLLERDDVRTRMQRPAPHYIAAFSDGYVGKVNVGFMLQQMDLRISGMGLGSCWQGIPKPRGHVKSELDFVILLAFGAAAEPVHREHSEFRRKPLSKITDIEGLDDVLEAVRLAPSAVNNQPWYFTGGNGKIHAYCQVQSPLKRRLVGRWNPIDMGIALAHLRISLEYHGYRSEFRILDGVDELKNYTYTGTFIYGE from the coding sequence ATGAAAGAACTCTATCCATTCATTTTCAGAAGAAAGTCCACTAGAAAGTACAGGGGCCCCGCATCAGAGGATGAACTCAGGGAAATTGAGGACCGCCTTGAGAAAATTGAACCCCTCCTGGAGGATTTTGATACCGAATTCATGCTCCTGGAGAGGGATGATGTGAGGACCCGGATGCAGCGGCCGGCCCCCCACTATATAGCAGCCTTCTCAGATGGCTATGTGGGGAAGGTGAATGTGGGATTCATGCTCCAGCAGATGGACCTCAGAATCTCAGGCATGGGCCTCGGGAGCTGCTGGCAGGGGATCCCGAAGCCAAGGGGTCATGTGAAGTCTGAACTTGATTTTGTCATACTCCTGGCCTTTGGTGCTGCAGCTGAACCCGTCCACAGGGAGCACTCCGAGTTCAGGAGGAAGCCCCTCAGTAAGATAACGGACATAGAGGGGCTGGATGATGTCCTCGAGGCTGTGAGACTTGCACCCTCAGCTGTTAACAACCAGCCATGGTACTTCACCGGTGGAAATGGAAAGATCCATGCCTACTGCCAGGTGCAGAGCCCCCTCAAGAGGCGCCTTGTGGGGAGGTGGAACCCCATAGATATGGGGATAGCCCTTGCACACCTCAGGATCTCACTTGAATACCACGGGTACCGGTCTGAATTCAGAATCCTTGACGGGGTGGATGAGCTTAAAAACTACACCTACACCGGTACATTCATCTATGGGGAGTGA
- a CDS encoding MarR family transcriptional regulator: MKDMQAIRDEHRETRESMERYILVALFLIEQRWSYIVSREFREDGITAKQWLFMVILGNVFERPPSMQEMADAMSSTHQNVKQLAVRLEDKGLLRIKQDPENRRMLRLEPTGRFHEFWAGRDERDAATLKSLFDSLDDEEVKILFNVFSKLEEASKQRYMEYRAR, from the coding sequence ATGAAGGATATGCAGGCAATACGGGATGAACACCGGGAGACAAGGGAGTCCATGGAGAGGTACATACTGGTAGCCCTCTTCCTCATCGAGCAGCGCTGGAGCTACATAGTGAGCCGCGAGTTCCGCGAAGATGGCATAACAGCAAAGCAGTGGCTCTTCATGGTGATCCTTGGAAACGTCTTTGAAAGGCCCCCCTCAATGCAGGAGATGGCTGATGCCATGAGCAGCACCCACCAGAACGTCAAGCAACTTGCAGTTCGCCTTGAGGATAAGGGACTCCTGAGAATAAAACAGGACCCTGAAAACAGGAGGATGCTGCGCCTCGAGCCAACAGGGAGGTTCCATGAGTTCTGGGCTGGCAGAGATGAGAGAGACGCCGCCACCCTGAAATCCCTCTTCGATTCACTTGACGATGAAGAGGTCAAAATCCTGTTTAACGTATTTTCAAAGCTTGAGGAAGCCTCAAAGCAGCGCTATATGGAATACCGTGCGAGATGA
- a CDS encoding TIGR04076 family protein — MDVLEIRVHEIRGKCPVHREGDRITVDDPEIDLERTDALCTHALSTILHYTTILERNWCPVELGLTVDGDEEHAYMQCVDPGEPYTEGGTVIFQVRRLR, encoded by the coding sequence ATGGATGTGCTTGAGATACGCGTGCATGAGATAAGGGGTAAGTGCCCGGTGCACCGGGAGGGGGACCGGATAACAGTTGACGACCCTGAGATAGACCTTGAAAGGACAGACGCCCTCTGCACACACGCCCTATCCACGATCCTGCACTACACCACAATCCTTGAGAGGAACTGGTGTCCGGTGGAACTTGGACTCACAGTGGACGGCGATGAGGAGCACGCCTACATGCAGTGCGTGGACCCTGGCGAACCCTACACAGAGGGCGGCACAGTCATATTCCAGGTTAGGAGACTCAGATAA
- a CDS encoding DUF6544 family protein, whose protein sequence is MLRKRFEMEVREELRKVHNLNERELPGLLAGYLESSGLPHDPQNLLIRWADSKIRRGPRWMNVDMTQINTPAPFRSVYIKGRFLGIPLEGLDTYSGGHGEMTIRALKFLKVAEERGDPMDVSALVTLLSEAPFLPSLFLAECTEWSQLDDERVEGRIRDHGITASGLFTFDEHGRFLKFYTEDRYCAEFNMEQHPWSVEVLSYRDTGGFIYPAECTATWHLPEGDLKYFHGRIGDARFNIRTL, encoded by the coding sequence ATGCTAAGAAAAAGATTTGAAATGGAAGTTAGAGAAGAACTCAGAAAGGTTCATAATCTGAATGAGAGGGAACTGCCAGGGTTACTTGCAGGATACCTTGAATCCTCCGGTCTCCCCCATGACCCTCAAAACCTCCTGATCAGGTGGGCTGACTCAAAAATAAGGAGAGGACCCCGCTGGATGAATGTGGACATGACCCAGATCAACACTCCAGCACCCTTCAGGAGCGTTTACATAAAGGGCCGTTTTTTAGGAATACCCCTTGAGGGCCTTGACACGTATTCCGGAGGCCATGGAGAAATGACCATCAGGGCCCTGAAATTTCTGAAGGTCGCAGAGGAGCGTGGAGATCCTATGGACGTGTCGGCCCTTGTAACTCTACTCTCAGAGGCCCCATTTCTACCGTCCCTCTTCCTTGCAGAGTGTACGGAATGGTCACAGCTGGATGATGAAAGGGTTGAGGGTAGAATCAGGGACCATGGCATCACTGCCAGTGGTCTGTTCACCTTCGATGAGCATGGAAGGTTCCTGAAATTCTATACAGAGGACAGGTACTGTGCAGAGTTCAACATGGAGCAGCACCCCTGGAGTGTTGAGGTGCTATCATACAGGGATACCGGGGGTTTTATCTATCCCGCGGAGTGCACCGCAACATGGCACCTCCCGGAGGGTGACCTGAAGTACTTCCATGGAAGGATCGGAGACGCAAGGTTCAACATAAGGACGCTTTAA
- a CDS encoding M48 family metallopeptidase, whose amino-acid sequence MDRFMAGDLEVRCEVIYRRVKNPRIELRFDSLRLILPADFTGDPMEVLSSRSDWIQRKIHEFHEMLERASDLELEYRRDKELRSLVSGFLDHYSDVLGVEYGRVRFRRMRSRWGSCSSRGNLSFNTLLSHLPDRMVEYVVLHELVHLREMNHSPRFWGILESEMPDCTERRRMLRYYWARLYMEGLVD is encoded by the coding sequence ATGGACAGATTCATGGCCGGGGACCTGGAGGTTAGATGTGAGGTCATATACAGGAGGGTTAAGAACCCGAGGATTGAGCTGAGATTCGACAGCCTGCGTCTGATACTCCCCGCAGATTTCACCGGGGACCCCATGGAGGTTCTGTCATCCAGGAGTGACTGGATCCAGAGGAAGATCCATGAGTTCCATGAGATGCTTGAGAGGGCATCTGATCTGGAACTGGAGTACCGGCGGGATAAGGAGCTGAGATCACTGGTCAGCGGGTTCCTGGACCATTACTCTGATGTCCTGGGCGTCGAATATGGGAGGGTCCGTTTCAGGAGGATGAGGTCCCGCTGGGGTAGCTGCAGCTCCAGGGGCAATCTGAGCTTCAACACCCTCCTCTCCCATCTCCCGGACAGGATGGTGGAGTACGTGGTGCTCCATGAACTGGTCCACCTCCGGGAGATGAATCACAGCCCCAGGTTCTGGGGTATCCTTGAATCTGAGATGCCGGACTGCACCGAAAGGAGGAGGATGCTGAGGTACTACTGGGCCCGGCTTTACATGGAGGGCCTTGTCGATTAG
- a CDS encoding endonuclease/exonuclease/phosphatase family protein, producing MELKVLTWNLNRASYRRRKLWSYMGELEFDAGFFQEVYMIPNEVRWNYHTFRGEMNTLLLHKDLMLDSMKRNYLEISDNHCIEDFYVSCRIEIGGNSLSLFSIYNYIGPADSDFSEFLDLLYNYIEEGEDLIIIGGDFNINKNFSPSLRRLALLAEEMTGRLSELGFRDVLREEEDPFTFMTPNGGKYQIDYLFVPEGVKILDVWHPPAGEIIETRPRLSDHIPLMVTLEI from the coding sequence ATGGAACTTAAGGTTCTGACATGGAACCTGAACCGGGCATCCTACAGGCGGAGGAAACTCTGGAGTTATATGGGGGAACTGGAATTTGATGCAGGATTTTTCCAGGAGGTCTACATGATACCCAATGAGGTAAGGTGGAATTACCATACCTTCCGCGGGGAGATGAACACATTACTTCTTCATAAGGATCTCATGCTGGATTCCATGAAAAGGAACTACCTTGAAATCTCAGACAACCACTGTATAGAAGATTTTTATGTTTCCTGCAGAATAGAAATCGGAGGAAATAGTCTTTCCCTCTTTAGCATATACAATTACATTGGGCCAGCAGATAGTGACTTTTCTGAGTTCCTTGACCTCCTCTATAACTACATTGAGGAGGGAGAGGACCTGATCATAATTGGCGGTGATTTCAACATCAATAAAAACTTCAGCCCATCCCTGAGGAGGTTAGCACTCCTTGCTGAGGAGATGACCGGAAGACTCTCTGAACTTGGATTCAGGGATGTTCTCAGGGAGGAGGAAGATCCATTCACATTCATGACACCTAACGGGGGGAAATACCAGATTGATTACCTCTTTGTCCCGGAAGGAGTGAAGATCCTTGACGTCTGGCACCCCCCGGCAGGTGAAATCATAGAGACCAGGCCAAGGTTATCTGATCATATACCCCTCATGGTAACGCTGGAGATCTAG
- a CDS encoding cobaltochelatase subunit CobN produces the protein MIRKRSVTLLITVVFVFMLQGSSMAAEIDGGEGGTPFNITDSEGRFAFENVTGDSHVVWVDGRTLPERHRFDDMLRVTVSASSNASARSGKMILEASLSDSKITGRLYADLNDNTIFDDGDEPLAGVSIFDPPEIRFLIISWPTEAGQLIQPVKNIMQKHPEITIKVRNTDQARMNLTETEQLIEWADIVYISNVQTTNGPSGPVPDLLMSMKSQGKLNGKVIAAYPNPYHCFPVTRLTNINNTRFVDANGTELTDSQLQAIFDSVSRAVPPKTPLMVLRELQQQYPAMASYLKFQEYKTSDTASPENREQGLMYLLALAFPGRGYNFTEPVIVPKYALYRNGRLYYNFTDYEQFLTPGRPTVGITSWMALTWERGDLLMLDRLISEMESRGINVIATIAQGNPVDGTPVINAMRSYFFDSQNRTRIQGLITLQSFKIGGATAAIAERMIMDNNILVFRSLVVSDSEETWYISDSGMDFTSITSQIVLPEFQGQILTMVTASTRKTIDTVTGLEVECYQPIDERVETFADRVYSWLRLRFLSNADKKVALIYYNYPPGKQNLAGASYLDGPSSILEILGLLQENNYTVRGAPSCVDDLLTEMMARGLNIANWAPGELERLANSTILWDVERYMEWYSRLPELARREIEEGPFGYIEALFRYSTENPKLLETLDRWQSSLITTIDDMQISNGSEAKNQVNRAYNALKNIYSGLNQWDVFYSAKSAFLALRVPGLCGWGAPPGNIMTVERNGKRYLVIPGMFYGNVFVGPQPQRGWEGDVDKLYHSQIVPPHHQYLAFYAYLQTEFGADAMIHLGRHGTYEWLPRKESALSGADYPDICLGGIPSIYIYIMDGVGEVIHAKRRGLAVSISHLTPPLEATEIYGDIASLKTLIDQYHAAPGNRSEEIRLIREKAVQLHLDTIIDLNLDPDELVDRIDDYIRELEGTMMPLGLYVFGRDLNQTQLTIMVKSMASVPRISAGNNTFLSVTQALSGINRTVEDLILEFYSGKSLQTLMAELQAVLGRNLTATEITALNMTLNDVLNIKGSGARERQMLLQALAGGYIPPIAGGDPIRNPAAVPTGGNLYGEDPSLLPTQAAWIRGSMLADEALRAYNATPEQLGVVIWATETQNDKGATVAFILRLMGLEPIYGFGGSVMGVRATPLTVLNRSRVDVLMTTSGIFRETFPLLGVLLDRASRVALAASFNTLMAAINQESAENRTMLLAALNASVSSIQKAGLFIPGSDPLDRNPIARHWLYDVKELIKLGMKPEDAGIAAISRLFGPSLGNYGTRLPEAVQQDWTWEERTELGRLYIDSMKYALSEDGWGVSLEEVLTMRLRDVEGVYHSRSTNLYGVVDVDHNFEFLGGFRLAVEAAGGRVPGMYIINQVNPSNARIETLNQFLYRELQSRYYNPRWIQAMMQSGYAGAREISNNFVANLWGWNVMSPETISDWMWEETVDIYIRDRYGLGVKDWLSQGRNSYAMISMTGTMLTAIHRGYWNPDDATKRLIATTWAQAIAENGVACCDCSCGNIAMMEWAMQYLNPDLLSRVREKLYAATKSSAFALSPDGGSTPTAPSNPGQPQAPGTSADKGEPHHEESQGSDVSTSAPGVEAATHSSAGENQGKAYEVSSASGSANPETGLPVYAIVGIVAIVGLLGLGYFFGPGRTD, from the coding sequence ATGATTAGAAAACGAAGTGTTACTCTACTGATAACAGTGGTTTTCGTTTTCATGCTACAGGGATCAAGCATGGCTGCAGAGATTGATGGAGGTGAAGGAGGAACCCCATTCAACATCACAGACAGCGAGGGGAGATTCGCATTTGAAAATGTGACTGGCGACAGTCATGTTGTCTGGGTTGATGGCCGGACACTACCTGAAAGGCACAGATTCGATGACATGCTCAGGGTAACAGTGTCAGCATCATCAAATGCATCTGCAAGAAGCGGAAAAATGATTCTTGAAGCATCCCTCAGTGATTCGAAGATAACAGGGAGGCTCTATGCAGATTTAAACGACAACACCATCTTTGATGATGGAGACGAGCCACTGGCCGGTGTCAGTATCTTTGATCCGCCGGAGATACGGTTTTTAATAATATCCTGGCCAACAGAGGCAGGGCAGCTCATCCAGCCAGTGAAAAACATAATGCAGAAGCACCCTGAGATAACCATAAAGGTGAGAAACACTGACCAGGCGAGGATGAACCTCACAGAGACAGAACAGCTCATAGAATGGGCTGATATAGTCTACATAAGCAACGTACAGACAACAAACGGTCCAAGCGGTCCTGTACCTGACCTGCTGATGTCAATGAAGAGTCAGGGAAAACTTAATGGTAAGGTGATAGCGGCCTACCCCAATCCATATCACTGTTTTCCGGTTACAAGGCTCACAAACATAAACAATACGAGGTTCGTTGATGCCAATGGCACGGAACTAACAGACAGTCAGCTCCAGGCAATCTTTGATTCAGTTTCAAGGGCAGTGCCACCAAAGACACCGCTAATGGTGCTGAGGGAGCTGCAGCAGCAGTACCCTGCAATGGCATCCTACCTTAAATTCCAGGAATACAAGACATCAGACACAGCATCACCTGAGAACAGGGAGCAGGGTCTCATGTACCTCCTGGCACTGGCATTCCCTGGAAGAGGCTACAACTTCACAGAACCGGTAATAGTTCCGAAGTATGCCCTCTACCGCAACGGCAGACTTTACTACAACTTCACAGACTATGAGCAGTTCTTAACGCCTGGAAGACCCACGGTGGGTATAACCTCATGGATGGCACTCACATGGGAGCGCGGTGACCTCCTCATGCTCGACAGACTCATCAGTGAAATGGAGTCAAGGGGCATAAATGTCATAGCAACTATAGCTCAGGGTAACCCTGTTGACGGAACACCGGTCATAAATGCAATGAGGAGCTACTTCTTTGACTCTCAAAACAGGACAAGGATTCAGGGGCTCATAACGCTCCAGTCATTTAAGATTGGAGGCGCCACCGCTGCAATCGCTGAAAGGATGATTATGGACAACAATATACTGGTCTTCAGATCACTTGTGGTCTCCGACAGTGAGGAAACATGGTACATCTCAGATTCAGGGATGGACTTTACAAGCATAACAAGCCAGATCGTGCTCCCGGAGTTCCAGGGCCAGATACTCACAATGGTAACAGCATCGACCCGTAAGACCATAGATACCGTAACCGGTCTGGAGGTTGAATGCTATCAGCCCATTGATGAGCGCGTAGAAACCTTTGCAGACAGGGTATACTCCTGGCTGAGGTTAAGGTTCCTCTCAAATGCAGATAAGAAGGTTGCCCTAATCTACTACAACTATCCACCAGGGAAGCAGAACCTTGCAGGTGCAAGTTACCTGGATGGTCCCTCATCAATACTTGAGATACTGGGCCTTCTGCAGGAAAACAACTACACCGTCAGAGGAGCACCTTCATGTGTTGATGATCTCCTCACAGAGATGATGGCGAGGGGACTCAACATTGCAAACTGGGCTCCCGGTGAACTTGAGAGGCTTGCAAATTCAACCATACTATGGGACGTAGAGAGGTACATGGAATGGTACAGCAGACTACCTGAGCTTGCAAGGAGAGAAATCGAGGAGGGACCCTTCGGCTACATCGAAGCACTCTTCAGGTACTCCACTGAAAACCCGAAACTCCTCGAAACACTGGACAGGTGGCAGAGTTCACTGATAACAACGATAGATGACATGCAGATCAGCAACGGATCAGAGGCAAAGAACCAGGTTAACAGGGCCTACAATGCCCTCAAGAATATTTACAGTGGACTGAATCAGTGGGATGTTTTCTACAGTGCAAAATCAGCATTCCTGGCCCTCAGGGTCCCGGGACTCTGTGGATGGGGAGCACCACCAGGAAACATAATGACGGTTGAGAGGAACGGTAAGAGGTACCTTGTTATACCTGGCATGTTCTATGGAAACGTCTTTGTGGGTCCTCAGCCACAGCGAGGATGGGAAGGCGACGTGGATAAACTCTACCACAGCCAGATAGTGCCACCCCACCACCAGTACCTTGCCTTCTATGCATACCTTCAGACAGAGTTCGGCGCAGATGCAATGATACACCTCGGACGGCATGGCACCTATGAGTGGCTCCCAAGGAAGGAATCAGCACTATCCGGTGCAGATTACCCTGACATATGCCTTGGAGGCATTCCAAGCATCTACATCTACATCATGGATGGTGTCGGGGAGGTCATACACGCCAAGAGAAGGGGTCTTGCTGTGAGCATAAGCCACCTGACACCACCACTCGAGGCAACAGAAATCTACGGGGACATTGCCTCACTCAAGACGCTCATAGACCAGTACCATGCAGCTCCAGGCAACAGGTCAGAGGAGATAAGGCTCATAAGGGAGAAGGCAGTCCAGCTCCACCTTGATACCATCATTGACCTCAACCTTGACCCGGATGAACTGGTTGATAGAATCGACGACTACATAAGGGAACTTGAGGGCACAATGATGCCACTTGGTCTCTACGTATTTGGAAGGGACCTGAACCAGACACAGCTTACCATCATGGTAAAATCAATGGCCAGTGTTCCAAGGATAAGCGCCGGTAACAACACCTTCCTCTCGGTGACACAGGCACTCTCAGGAATAAACAGGACCGTGGAAGATCTTATACTAGAATTTTACAGTGGAAAGTCACTTCAGACCCTCATGGCGGAGCTCCAGGCAGTTCTCGGAAGAAACCTCACAGCAACAGAGATAACAGCCCTGAATATGACCCTCAATGATGTCCTGAACATCAAGGGCTCAGGGGCAAGGGAGAGGCAGATGCTCCTTCAGGCCCTTGCAGGTGGCTACATACCACCCATAGCTGGGGGAGACCCAATCAGGAACCCAGCAGCGGTTCCAACGGGAGGAAACCTCTACGGTGAGGATCCTTCACTTCTTCCAACACAGGCCGCATGGATAAGGGGCTCCATGCTTGCTGATGAGGCGCTCAGAGCATACAATGCAACACCCGAACAGCTCGGTGTTGTCATATGGGCGACTGAGACACAGAACGATAAGGGTGCTACGGTTGCCTTCATCCTGAGGCTCATGGGACTCGAACCAATCTATGGCTTCGGAGGTTCAGTCATGGGTGTGAGGGCAACACCACTGACAGTCCTCAACAGGTCAAGGGTCGATGTCCTCATGACCACATCAGGGATATTCAGGGAAACCTTCCCGCTGCTGGGAGTCCTCCTGGACAGGGCATCAAGGGTGGCGCTGGCAGCATCATTCAATACCCTGATGGCTGCCATAAACCAGGAATCAGCAGAGAACAGGACCATGCTCCTCGCAGCACTCAACGCCTCGGTCTCAAGTATACAGAAGGCAGGTTTGTTCATACCGGGAAGTGATCCCCTTGACAGGAACCCCATTGCAAGGCACTGGCTATATGATGTTAAGGAGCTCATTAAACTCGGCATGAAACCAGAGGATGCAGGAATTGCAGCCATATCCAGGCTCTTTGGGCCATCACTGGGTAACTACGGTACAAGGCTTCCTGAGGCAGTCCAGCAGGACTGGACCTGGGAGGAAAGGACAGAGCTTGGAAGACTGTACATTGACAGCATGAAGTATGCCCTCAGTGAGGATGGCTGGGGAGTGAGCCTTGAGGAGGTCCTCACTATGAGACTCAGGGACGTTGAGGGTGTGTACCACTCAAGATCAACCAACCTCTACGGGGTCGTGGACGTGGACCATAACTTTGAGTTCCTGGGTGGCTTCAGGCTTGCAGTTGAGGCGGCAGGCGGCAGGGTCCCTGGTATGTACATAATAAACCAGGTGAATCCCTCAAATGCCAGAATAGAGACACTGAACCAGTTCCTCTACAGGGAGCTCCAGTCACGCTACTACAACCCAAGATGGATACAGGCAATGATGCAGAGTGGATACGCAGGTGCAAGGGAGATCTCAAACAACTTCGTGGCCAACCTCTGGGGCTGGAATGTAATGAGCCCCGAGACAATCTCGGACTGGATGTGGGAGGAGACAGTGGACATATACATAAGGGATAGATATGGACTTGGAGTTAAGGACTGGTTATCCCAGGGTAGGAACAGCTATGCAATGATAAGCATGACAGGGACGATGCTCACAGCGATACACCGAGGATACTGGAACCCCGATGATGCCACAAAGCGTCTCATAGCCACCACGTGGGCCCAGGCAATAGCAGAGAATGGTGTGGCATGCTGTGACTGCAGTTGCGGCAACATCGCCATGATGGAATGGGCCATGCAGTACCTGAACCCGGACCTTCTCTCAAGGGTCAGGGAGAAGCTTTACGCTGCCACGAAGAGCTCAGCATTCGCACTATCCCCCGATGGAGGATCCACACCGACAGCACCATCAAATCCAGGACAGCCACAGGCACCGGGTACATCAGCAGACAAGGGGGAGCCACATCACGAGGAATCACAGGGTTCAGATGTTTCAACATCAGCACCTGGAGTGGAGGCAGCAACTCATTCCTCAGCGGGCGAAAACCAGGGTAAGGCCTATGAGGTCAGCAGCGCCTCAGGTTCAGCTAACCCGGAGACCGGGCTACCTGTCTATGCCATAGTTGGTATAGTGGCGATAGTGGGCCTTCTAGGTCTGGGGTACTTCTTTGGACCTGGAAGAACAGATTAA
- a CDS encoding carboxymuconolactone decarboxylase family protein — protein MKTGADRFLEELPEVAESFKNFREAVRSEGKLTEREKLLISVACSVAVRCDACTRRHAEEALEAGITEGELAEAAAVAALIRAGSAMNTASAIFRD, from the coding sequence ATGAAGACAGGAGCAGACAGATTTCTTGAGGAACTACCTGAAGTTGCGGAATCATTCAAAAACTTCAGGGAAGCAGTTAGATCTGAGGGTAAACTCACGGAGAGGGAGAAACTTCTCATATCAGTGGCATGTTCGGTTGCAGTCAGGTGTGATGCATGCACACGGAGACACGCAGAGGAGGCCCTTGAGGCAGGTATAACAGAGGGGGAACTGGCAGAGGCCGCGGCGGTGGCGGCACTGATAAGGGCCGGCTCTGCAATGAACACGGCCTCAGCCATATTCAGGGACTGA
- a CDS encoding metal-dependent transcriptional regulator, with product MELTRSMENYLETLYRLSSHGIVKTSDLSSRMNVRPASVTQMLKRLHEMGLVIYHPYLGAELTDEGREIAEMVLRRHMILECFFHNVLGMDLDSSYEEASRMKHELFRETELALMRYLRNPARCPHGIPIP from the coding sequence ATGGAACTCACAAGGAGCATGGAAAACTACCTCGAGACATTATACAGGTTAAGTAGTCACGGGATCGTTAAAACCTCTGACCTGTCATCAAGGATGAACGTCAGACCAGCCAGTGTAACCCAGATGCTCAAGAGACTCCATGAAATGGGCCTTGTCATCTACCACCCATACCTGGGGGCTGAACTCACAGATGAGGGAAGGGAGATTGCAGAGATGGTTCTAAGGAGGCACATGATCCTGGAGTGCTTCTTCCACAACGTCCTTGGAATGGACCTCGACTCATCCTATGAGGAGGCCTCCCGCATGAAGCACGAGCTCTTCAGGGAAACAGAGCTGGCACTCATGAGGTACCTGAGGAACCCGGCAAGGTGCCCCCACGGCATACCCATACCCTGA
- a CDS encoding Mth938-like domain-containing protein, with translation MFSDCRFGSVTYRGREYRSDIVVHVDGSVTPRRKEISRRKYGTSHVMAEEELEELLEEKPESIIIGSGVHGALETGFRSDATVLPTCEAIKRYNEERSAGRRVAAIIHVTC, from the coding sequence ATGTTCTCAGACTGCAGATTCGGCTCCGTGACCTACAGGGGACGTGAATACAGATCAGACATCGTGGTGCACGTTGATGGGAGCGTGACACCAAGGAGGAAGGAGATATCAAGGAGGAAATACGGGACATCCCATGTCATGGCAGAGGAGGAACTTGAGGAACTCCTGGAAGAAAAACCTGAATCCATAATCATAGGCTCAGGGGTCCATGGAGCCCTTGAAACCGGGTTCAGATCAGATGCAACAGTTCTCCCCACCTGTGAGGCCATAAAGAGGTACAATGAGGAGCGGAGTGCCGGTAGGAGGGTTGCGGCCATAATACATGTGACCTGCTAA